In a single window of the Candidatus Celerinatantimonas neptuna genome:
- the gmk gene encoding Guanylate kinase, whose amino-acid sequence MISALINRNPTWPIQVSISHTTRSIRPGEENGTHYHFVSVNEFEALIARNAFFEYAHVFGNYYGTSRLAIEQMLLQGIDVFLDIDWQGARQVREQMPEAVSVFILPPSRDELKHRLKMRGQDSSSVIEARMNEARSEMSHYNEYDYLIINNVFDEAVNQLQAILQSQRLHQSAQSIKYQTLITELLAKQSEID is encoded by the coding sequence ATGATTAGCGCTTTAATCAATCGAAATCCCACCTGGCCTATTCAAGTTTCCATCTCTCATACCACGCGTTCCATTCGCCCTGGTGAAGAGAATGGAACCCATTATCACTTTGTCTCTGTCAATGAATTCGAAGCATTGATAGCCCGAAATGCTTTTTTTGAATATGCCCATGTATTTGGCAATTATTACGGCACGTCCCGGCTAGCTATCGAACAAATGCTCCTGCAAGGGATTGACGTGTTCCTTGATATTGACTGGCAAGGCGCAAGACAGGTTCGCGAACAAATGCCTGAAGCTGTCTCTGTTTTTATTCTGCCCCCCAGTCGCGATGAATTAAAGCATAGGCTAAAGATGCGGGGACAGGATAGCAGCTCCGTTATTGAAGCCCGAATGAATGAAGCACGCAGTGAAATGAGTCACTATAATGAGTACGATTATCTCATTATTAACAATGTTTTCGACGAGGCAGTCAATCAATTACAGGCTATTTTACAGAGCCAACGCTTGCATCAGAGCGCACAGTCCATAAAATACCAGACTCTGATTACAGAATTACTGGCAAAACAGTCTGAGATCGATTAA
- the grxB gene encoding Glutaredoxin 2, translated as MKLHIYEHCPFCVKAQMIFGLKGLPVTFNVLLNDDVNMPVKMIGQKMVPILEKDDGHCIPESMDIVHFVDSLDGQPWVKRRADKELEQWMSEHQALVYKLVIPRNVQLPFGEFKTQSARNYYIQAKTQIIGDFTEHLNHSADYLAQLNPSLRQLAPMIESERAVNGELSEDDFHLFAMLRGLSAVKGIELPPRVDAYRLRMAELTGVELLDEAAI; from the coding sequence ATGAAGTTACATATCTATGAGCATTGTCCGTTCTGCGTTAAAGCACAAATGATATTTGGGTTAAAAGGATTACCTGTTACATTTAATGTGCTGTTAAACGATGATGTTAATATGCCTGTTAAGATGATAGGTCAGAAAATGGTACCTATTCTGGAAAAAGATGATGGTCACTGTATTCCTGAAAGCATGGATATTGTCCATTTTGTAGATTCGTTGGATGGGCAACCGTGGGTGAAGAGACGGGCTGATAAAGAATTAGAACAATGGATGAGTGAACATCAGGCCCTGGTTTATAAATTAGTTATTCCCCGCAATGTTCAGTTGCCATTTGGTGAATTTAAAACTCAATCGGCTCGGAATTATTATATTCAGGCGAAAACACAAATCATAGGTGATTTTACAGAGCATCTTAATCACAGTGCTGATTATCTGGCTCAACTGAACCCTTCTCTTCGTCAATTAGCACCTATGATTGAAAGTGAACGGGCTGTGAATGGTGAATTATCAGAAGATGACTTTCATCTGTTTGCCATGTTGAGAGGATTATCTGCCGTTAAAGGAATTGAATTGCCGCCAAGGGTGGACGCATACCGACTTCGGATGGCAGAACTAACCGGAGTGGAGTTGCTAGATGAAGCTGCCATTTAA
- the slyA gene encoding Transcriptional regulator SlyA produces MPHDDSVNIGFLFGDLLRAMKKSYQSHVKFSKLTFNQAKVLIHIAQSEGARQIELAERLDIQPITLARVLDQLQQQGLIERRVAPNDRRAYLLYLTSKANTELDDIHQAIQKVNKTALGNLSEQATHDFIETIRKMKSNLTQSF; encoded by the coding sequence ATGCCACATGATGACTCTGTAAATATTGGTTTTCTATTTGGAGATTTACTGCGTGCGATGAAGAAATCCTATCAATCGCATGTAAAATTCTCAAAGCTCACTTTTAACCAGGCGAAAGTTCTCATTCATATCGCTCAATCAGAAGGAGCAAGGCAGATTGAACTTGCAGAGCGACTGGATATTCAGCCAATTACTCTGGCCAGGGTATTAGATCAACTGCAACAACAGGGACTTATCGAACGCCGTGTGGCTCCCAATGACCGACGAGCCTATCTTCTTTACCTCACATCTAAAGCTAATACTGAGCTTGATGATATCCATCAGGCCATCCAAAAAGTCAATAAAACGGCTTTGGGGAATTTATCAGAACAGGCAACACATGATTTCATCGAAACGATTCGAAAAATGAAAAGTAACCTGACGCAATCTTTTTGA
- the btuD_7 gene encoding Vitamin B12 import ATP-binding protein BtuD → MKTAVDINQLDVIFGSNIRRTTKKLDQGYSRQQIIDELGDVVAVNSASLQVKQGQICVLMGLSGSGKSSLLRAVNGLNSISRGSVKIRDNDQMIDLAHCNGATLRHLRTNRVSMVFQKFALMPWLTVLENVAFGLELKGMSKQQREQKALEQLEMVGLSEWSNQYPHELSGGMQQRVGLARAFAMDSDILLMDEPFSALDPLIRTQLQDELLALQRKLNKTIIFVSHDLDEALKLGNKIAIMESGKIIQYGEPEEIVLKPTDDYVEEFVAHTNPLNVLRGLSLMTSLTQLPQENNQIVIKPHEETRLKLADDGSIDSVWRKNEALEMVTWQESDGFDAISFDQVVVTDPDINMRDALELRYRSGQPIMLCNDKKLIGVLNDKDFYHALLGKHFSHSN, encoded by the coding sequence ATGAAAACCGCTGTCGATATTAATCAGTTAGACGTCATATTTGGCTCCAATATTAGACGAACAACTAAAAAACTCGATCAAGGCTATAGCCGCCAACAGATCATTGATGAATTAGGGGATGTCGTTGCTGTTAATAGCGCCTCTCTTCAGGTCAAACAAGGACAGATTTGCGTTTTAATGGGGTTATCCGGTTCAGGTAAATCCAGCTTACTCCGAGCTGTTAATGGCTTAAACTCCATCTCGCGGGGAAGTGTCAAAATCAGAGACAATGATCAGATGATCGATTTGGCTCACTGCAATGGGGCAACATTGCGTCATTTACGAACCAATCGGGTCTCAATGGTCTTCCAGAAATTTGCTTTAATGCCCTGGTTAACTGTCTTGGAAAATGTTGCATTTGGTCTCGAGCTTAAAGGAATGAGTAAGCAACAAAGAGAACAAAAGGCTTTAGAACAGCTGGAAATGGTCGGATTATCCGAATGGAGTAACCAATATCCTCATGAATTATCCGGTGGAATGCAACAAAGGGTCGGACTAGCTAGGGCATTTGCTATGGACAGTGACATTCTGCTCATGGATGAGCCTTTTTCAGCACTCGATCCACTCATTCGTACCCAGCTTCAGGATGAGTTATTAGCACTACAACGAAAATTAAATAAAACCATTATTTTCGTTAGCCATGACTTAGATGAAGCCCTCAAACTCGGAAATAAAATCGCCATTATGGAATCAGGTAAAATCATCCAATATGGCGAACCTGAAGAGATTGTTCTCAAACCAACAGATGATTATGTCGAAGAGTTTGTTGCTCATACTAATCCACTTAATGTACTGCGTGGTTTATCTCTGATGACATCGCTAACCCAACTACCTCAGGAAAACAACCAGATTGTTATCAAGCCCCATGAAGAAACTCGCCTGAAACTTGCTGATGATGGAAGTATCGACTCGGTCTGGCGTAAAAATGAAGCACTTGAAATGGTGACATGGCAAGAATCTGACGGATTTGATGCAATTAGCTTTGATCAGGTTGTGGTTACCGATCCGGATATCAATATGCGTGACGCATTGGAATTACGTTACCGCAGCGGCCAACCAATCATGCTGTGCAACGATAAAAAACTTATCGGGGTGCTCAATGATAAAGATTTTTACCATGCGCTCTTAGGAAAACACTTTAGTCACAGTAACTAA
- the opuAB gene encoding Glycine betaine transport system permease protein OpuAB, translating to MNWITEYKIPFGHWMELFFDWLSLHAAGFFDAISTGLGAVITSCINTMEWFPPIVIIIFTAAIAYALHRRWSLVIFVILALLLILNLGYWEAMIETFVLVFIATFLSVIIAIPIGIFAAHKPRVYTYLRPVLDLMQTVPTFVYLIPTLVLFGLGVVPGLISTIIFSIASPIRLTYLGIRKVPEELIEAGKAFGATPMKLLFKVELPAAMPNIMAGITQCIMLSLSMVVISALVGADGLGKPVVQALNTVNISQGFEAGLCIVLVAMILDRLCKKSDNQQRDES from the coding sequence ATGAATTGGATTACAGAATACAAAATTCCATTCGGTCACTGGATGGAACTCTTTTTTGACTGGCTCAGTCTGCATGCAGCAGGTTTTTTCGATGCAATCTCCACCGGCTTAGGGGCGGTTATTACATCTTGCATCAACACTATGGAGTGGTTTCCTCCAATTGTTATCATTATTTTCACCGCAGCCATTGCTTATGCACTGCATCGCCGCTGGTCTTTAGTTATTTTTGTCATTTTAGCTTTACTATTGATTTTAAATTTAGGTTATTGGGAAGCAATGATAGAAACATTTGTGTTAGTTTTTATCGCAACATTTCTATCCGTTATCATTGCAATTCCTATCGGAATTTTTGCAGCCCATAAACCCCGGGTTTATACCTATTTACGCCCGGTGCTCGATTTAATGCAAACTGTACCGACATTTGTCTATCTGATTCCAACACTCGTACTGTTTGGATTGGGTGTTGTACCAGGGCTTATTTCAACCATTATATTTTCAATCGCATCGCCTATCCGTCTGACTTATTTAGGTATACGTAAAGTGCCAGAAGAGTTGATTGAAGCAGGTAAAGCTTTTGGGGCAACGCCAATGAAGCTGCTTTTCAAAGTTGAGCTACCGGCCGCTATGCCAAACATTATGGCCGGAATTACCCAATGTATCATGCTATCACTTTCAATGGTGGTTATCTCAGCCTTAGTCGGGGCTGATGGACTCGGGAAACCTGTTGTTCAGGCACTAAATACCGTAAATATTTCTCAGGGATTTGAAGCCGGTCTATGTATCGTTCTGGTCGCCATGATTTTAGATCGTCTCTGTAAAAAATCAGATAATCAACAGAGGGATGAGTCATGA
- the betA_1 gene encoding Oxygen-dependent choline dehydrogenase, with product MNNTQFDYIIVGAGSAGCVLADRLTEDGQYNVLLLEAGGSDHSIFIKMPTALSYPMNTEKYAWQFESQPEHGLNERRMHCPRGKVLGGSSSINGMVYVRGHAEDFNEWEQNGAQGWNYQDCLPYFKRAETWISGPDNYRGGQGPLGTCAGNDMRLNPLYQAFIEAGKEAGYPHTKDYNGFQQEGFGPMQMTVDKGVRASTAKAYLTRAKHRANLTIKKHVLVTQILLNGTTAYGIEFKEKNHIHQVKAKREVILSSGSIGSPQLLQLSGIGPKEVLKQAGVTPIVDLPGVGQNLQDHLEVYFQYECHQSITLNSKLNLFSMGLIGARWLLFKSGLGATNHFESCAFIRSRAGVKWPDIQYHFLPAAMRYDGKAAVKGHGFQVHVGPNKPTSRGSVRITSRNVADAPAIQFNYLSTERDVEDWRSVVRLTREILHQPALSNFRGEAIAPSVDIQSDEQIDAWVKQNVESAYHPSCSCKMGSADDPNAVVDSQCRVFGIKNLRVVDSSIFPTITNGNLNAPTIMVAEKAADHILNKSILPPASVPIWLDPNWQTRQRLIQGNGSLTP from the coding sequence ATGAATAACACTCAGTTCGATTACATCATTGTTGGTGCCGGCTCTGCGGGTTGTGTGCTGGCAGACCGATTAACCGAAGACGGTCAATATAACGTATTGCTGCTTGAGGCAGGCGGCAGTGATCACAGCATTTTTATTAAAATGCCGACCGCTCTCTCTTACCCAATGAATACGGAAAAATATGCCTGGCAATTCGAATCTCAGCCTGAACACGGCCTGAACGAACGCAGGATGCATTGCCCCCGGGGCAAAGTCTTAGGCGGTAGTTCGTCTATCAATGGCATGGTCTATGTCCGGGGACATGCCGAAGACTTTAATGAGTGGGAACAAAACGGCGCTCAGGGTTGGAACTACCAGGATTGTCTCCCCTACTTTAAACGGGCCGAGACATGGATTTCGGGCCCGGATAATTATCGCGGGGGACAAGGACCTCTGGGGACCTGTGCGGGCAATGACATGCGCCTTAATCCACTTTATCAGGCTTTTATCGAAGCAGGGAAAGAGGCCGGATACCCCCACACCAAAGATTATAACGGTTTCCAACAAGAAGGCTTTGGCCCGATGCAAATGACGGTTGACAAAGGTGTTCGGGCTTCGACAGCCAAAGCTTATTTAACCCGAGCCAAACACCGCGCCAATCTAACCATCAAAAAACACGTTTTGGTAACCCAGATTTTACTCAATGGTACAACAGCTTATGGCATTGAGTTCAAAGAAAAAAATCACATCCATCAGGTTAAAGCAAAACGGGAAGTTATTCTTAGTAGTGGCTCGATTGGTTCACCACAACTTCTTCAACTGTCAGGCATCGGTCCCAAAGAGGTTCTTAAACAAGCAGGCGTCACACCAATTGTCGACCTCCCCGGTGTCGGTCAAAACCTACAAGATCATCTGGAAGTTTACTTCCAATACGAGTGCCACCAATCCATTACACTGAACAGCAAATTAAACCTGTTCAGCATGGGCCTTATCGGCGCACGTTGGCTGCTATTCAAATCGGGTTTAGGGGCAACCAATCATTTTGAATCATGTGCATTTATTCGCTCGCGCGCCGGTGTAAAATGGCCAGATATTCAATATCACTTCCTACCTGCAGCAATGCGCTATGACGGTAAAGCAGCCGTAAAAGGTCACGGCTTTCAGGTCCATGTCGGCCCAAATAAACCAACCAGCAGGGGCTCTGTTCGGATCACCAGTCGTAATGTCGCCGATGCTCCAGCCATCCAATTTAATTATTTAAGTACCGAACGCGACGTCGAAGACTGGCGATCCGTTGTCCGGTTAACCCGGGAAATTCTCCATCAACCGGCCTTATCGAATTTTCGTGGCGAAGCCATTGCTCCAAGTGTAGATATTCAAAGTGATGAACAAATCGATGCATGGGTCAAGCAAAATGTTGAAAGTGCCTATCACCCATCATGCAGTTGTAAAATGGGCAGCGCAGATGATCCAAATGCCGTTGTTGATTCACAATGCAGAGTCTTTGGAATCAAAAATCTTCGTGTCGTCGATTCCTCGATATTTCCAACCATTACCAACGGAAATTTAAATGCGCCAACCATCATGGTCGCTGAAAAAGCAGCTGATCATATACTCAATAAATCCATTCTCCCTCCAGCCAGCGTTCCCATCTGGCTTGATCCGAATTGGCAAACACGCCAACGCCTTATTCAAGGTAACGGGTCACTCACTCCTTGA
- the betB_1 gene encoding NAD/NADP-dependent betaine aldehyde dehydrogenase: MKHELLYIHGQYQQATSGETFFSVNPATGEQLAEIDQASQKDVDKAVASAEQGFAIWSKMSAVERSRILLKAVALLREQNDDLARLEVLDTGKPIQEANCVDITTGADVIEYYAGLIPAIQGEQQPLSETSFFYTCREPLGVCAGIGAWNYPIQIAMWKSAPALAAGNAMVFKPSEETPLTALKLAEIFTQAGVPDGVFNVVQGDYRVGQMLSRHPHIAKVSFTGEVGTGKKVMTDAAQTLKEITMELGGKSPLIVFDDADLDTAVSGAMVANFYTQGEVCTNGTRVFVQSGIYKQFIQQISQRTAKLKVGDPLDPTTQVGALISENHLNKVLEYIDAGKASGATLLCGGKRPDGSLANGFFVEPTIFTDCQDDMPHVKNEIFGPVMSILPFDGESEVIERANQTRYGLAAGLFTRDLSRAHRVIAQMQAGICWINTWGDSPAPMPVGGYKQSGIGRENGIETLKHYTQTKSVYIELGQFESPYE; the protein is encoded by the coding sequence ATGAAACACGAATTACTCTATATTCATGGCCAATACCAACAGGCAACCTCTGGCGAAACATTCTTTTCTGTCAACCCAGCCACCGGTGAGCAGCTAGCAGAGATCGATCAGGCCAGCCAGAAAGACGTTGATAAAGCAGTAGCCTCTGCTGAACAGGGATTTGCCATCTGGTCAAAAATGTCAGCGGTCGAGCGTTCACGGATTCTACTTAAGGCTGTCGCATTATTACGTGAACAAAACGATGATCTGGCCCGGTTAGAAGTGTTAGATACCGGCAAACCCATTCAGGAAGCCAATTGCGTCGATATTACAACCGGTGCGGATGTCATCGAATATTACGCAGGCCTCATTCCCGCAATTCAGGGAGAACAACAACCATTAAGTGAAACCAGCTTCTTCTATACCTGCCGCGAACCATTAGGTGTTTGTGCCGGAATAGGTGCCTGGAATTATCCGATTCAAATCGCCATGTGGAAATCAGCCCCAGCACTTGCAGCAGGGAATGCTATGGTCTTTAAACCTTCCGAAGAAACGCCACTTACTGCACTAAAACTTGCTGAAATCTTCACCCAGGCTGGTGTTCCCGACGGCGTATTTAATGTCGTTCAGGGCGATTACCGGGTTGGTCAAATGCTCTCACGCCACCCTCATATTGCAAAAGTTTCATTTACAGGTGAAGTCGGTACCGGAAAGAAAGTGATGACCGATGCAGCCCAGACATTAAAAGAAATTACCATGGAACTTGGTGGTAAGTCCCCCCTTATCGTGTTTGATGATGCTGACCTTGATACAGCAGTTTCAGGTGCTATGGTTGCTAACTTCTATACACAGGGCGAAGTCTGCACCAATGGTACTCGGGTCTTTGTGCAAAGCGGTATTTATAAGCAATTTATTCAGCAAATCAGCCAACGGACCGCTAAGCTTAAAGTTGGTGATCCACTTGACCCAACAACCCAGGTCGGGGCTCTAATTAGTGAAAACCATTTAAATAAAGTACTCGAATACATTGATGCCGGAAAAGCGTCCGGAGCAACCTTATTATGTGGAGGGAAACGTCCAGACGGGTCCCTTGCCAATGGCTTTTTTGTCGAACCAACAATCTTTACCGATTGCCAGGATGACATGCCCCATGTCAAAAATGAAATTTTTGGTCCAGTTATGTCGATTTTACCATTCGATGGTGAAAGCGAAGTCATAGAACGCGCGAACCAGACTCGTTATGGATTAGCAGCCGGTTTGTTTACCCGGGATCTAAGCCGGGCTCATCGGGTGATTGCCCAAATGCAGGCTGGAATTTGCTGGATTAATACATGGGGTGATTCTCCGGCACCAATGCCTGTCGGAGGCTATAAGCAGTCAGGAATTGGCCGGGAAAACGGAATCGAGACACTCAAACATTATACCCAGACGAAAAGTGTCTATATTGAGCTTGGCCAATTTGAAAGCCCATATGAATAA
- the betI gene encoding HTH-type transcriptional regulator BetI, translating into MPEIRRPQLINATMEVIDEVGLSATSIALISRKAGVSTGIINHYFSGKHGLLEATIRSILDQLATGIRDRLNAVPQQAAIERIQAIIEGNFTSHQLQSKVVHTWLAFWAQSVHDPKLHRLQRVNAQRLISHLQLELKKILPKPRARFVAHGIAALIDGIWIRGALTPNGIDQQQAITLVNDYLAKELPN; encoded by the coding sequence ATGCCTGAAATCCGGCGACCACAATTGATCAATGCCACCATGGAAGTCATTGATGAAGTTGGATTATCAGCCACCAGTATTGCTTTAATCAGTCGAAAAGCAGGAGTCTCGACAGGAATCATTAATCACTATTTTAGCGGCAAACATGGTTTGTTAGAGGCTACAATACGCTCCATATTAGATCAACTGGCTACAGGAATCAGAGACCGGTTGAATGCTGTTCCTCAGCAAGCAGCCATCGAACGGATTCAAGCCATTATTGAAGGAAACTTCACCTCACATCAACTGCAAAGCAAAGTTGTTCATACATGGCTGGCATTCTGGGCCCAGTCCGTACATGACCCAAAACTCCACCGGTTGCAACGGGTGAACGCTCAAAGATTGATATCTCATCTACAATTAGAACTGAAAAAGATATTACCAAAACCCCGGGCCCGATTCGTAGCTCATGGGATTGCGGCACTCATTGATGGTATCTGGATCCGTGGAGCTTTGACACCAAATGGCATCGACCAACAACAAGCCATTACATTGGTCAATGATTATTTAGCCAAAGAACTGCCCAATTAG
- the betA_2 gene encoding Oxygen-dependent choline dehydrogenase yields MNHETFDFIIIGGGSAGSVLANRLSTNPKHRVLVLEAGHPDYKADFRIHMPAALTYPLQSKMYNWWYESEPEPYMHNRRIYQPRGKVLGGSSCINGMIYIRGNAMDYQRWASNPGLENWDYAHCLPYFQRLENSLSGADDAYKGSNGKLLLTEPECNESPLFDAFFKAVQEAGYPLTPNVNGYRQEGFGKFERTTFNGRRLNAARAYVHPVKSRKNLTTICKAHASKILFDGNQAIGVEFRKNGRLQKIFGHEIICCGGAINSPQLLQLSGIGNAEELTTLGISPVTDLPGVGENLQDHLELYVQYSCKEPVSMYPALKWYNQPAIGWEWLTKGTGLAATNHFEAGGFIRSNNQVKYPNIQYHFLPIAIRYDGSSPQKGHGYQCHVGPMNSDVRGSVKLKSADPFMHPAICFNYLSTEQERREWVEAIRCTRKIMEQPAFDEYRGEELSPGQKCQTDEEILDFVAREGESAYHPSCTCKMGHDDMAVVDDQLRVHGCRNLRVVDASVFPAVTNGNIYAPTMMIAEKAADLILNNTPLTPSEAGFYQVSSEESKVRTFS; encoded by the coding sequence ATGAATCACGAAACTTTTGATTTTATTATTATTGGTGGTGGCTCAGCCGGCAGTGTACTTGCCAATCGACTCAGCACAAACCCTAAACATAGAGTCTTAGTTCTCGAAGCCGGACATCCCGACTATAAAGCAGATTTTCGGATTCATATGCCGGCCGCACTAACGTATCCATTGCAAAGTAAGATGTATAACTGGTGGTATGAATCCGAACCAGAACCTTACATGCATAATCGTCGGATCTACCAACCTCGAGGAAAAGTTCTTGGAGGCTCAAGCTGCATTAACGGAATGATCTACATCCGCGGTAATGCCATGGACTATCAAAGATGGGCATCCAACCCTGGCCTGGAAAACTGGGATTATGCGCATTGTCTGCCTTATTTCCAGCGTCTTGAAAATAGCTTAAGTGGAGCCGATGATGCATACAAAGGTTCAAACGGTAAATTACTGCTCACAGAACCAGAATGTAACGAAAGTCCTCTATTCGATGCTTTCTTTAAAGCCGTTCAGGAAGCAGGATATCCGCTAACGCCCAACGTCAATGGCTATCGTCAGGAAGGTTTTGGTAAATTTGAACGAACCACCTTTAATGGTCGTCGCCTCAATGCAGCAAGGGCCTATGTTCATCCCGTTAAAAGCCGGAAAAATCTCACCACAATCTGTAAAGCACATGCCAGTAAAATACTGTTTGATGGTAACCAGGCTATTGGCGTCGAATTTCGCAAAAATGGACGACTACAGAAAATTTTCGGACACGAAATTATTTGTTGTGGCGGGGCTATCAACTCACCCCAGTTATTGCAGCTCTCAGGGATTGGTAATGCCGAAGAATTAACCACCTTAGGCATTTCACCTGTTACAGACCTCCCAGGCGTTGGTGAAAACTTGCAAGATCACCTTGAGCTTTATGTACAGTATAGCTGTAAGGAACCTGTGAGCATGTACCCAGCACTCAAATGGTATAACCAGCCTGCCATCGGCTGGGAATGGCTAACTAAAGGAACAGGTCTTGCCGCAACAAACCACTTTGAAGCAGGTGGATTCATCCGCAGCAATAACCAGGTCAAATACCCAAATATTCAATATCACTTTTTACCCATAGCGATCCGTTATGATGGATCATCACCTCAGAAGGGCCATGGCTATCAATGTCATGTCGGACCGATGAATTCTGATGTCCGGGGCAGTGTCAAGTTAAAAAGCGCTGATCCATTTATGCATCCTGCAATTTGCTTTAATTACCTGTCAACAGAACAGGAACGACGCGAATGGGTTGAAGCAATTCGTTGTACCCGTAAAATCATGGAGCAGCCTGCTTTCGATGAATACCGTGGTGAAGAATTATCACCAGGTCAAAAATGCCAAACCGATGAAGAAATTCTCGACTTCGTCGCACGCGAAGGGGAAAGTGCATATCATCCAAGCTGTACCTGCAAAATGGGTCATGACGATATGGCCGTTGTCGATGACCAACTACGTGTACATGGTTGTCGAAACTTACGAGTCGTTGATGCATCAGTTTTTCCGGCAGTTACAAATGGCAATATTTATGCCCCAACGATGATGATCGCTGAAAAAGCAGCTGATCTTATCTTAAATAACACACCATTAACTCCATCTGAAGCAGGCTTTTATCAAGTTTCATCGGAAGAATCTAAGGTCAGGACCTTTTCATAA
- the nanR gene encoding HTH-type transcriptional repressor NanR, whose translation MVGPLNHFSARTMNSHPNLFKPVHSGRASEEIALQIEAAVMAGHLKAGESLPSERELQHTFNTGRGVVREALQTLRQKGMVEVRKGAHGGTYIKQIEVAQVSESLALFLRQNHIEPKHIIRYRESVDHCIATIALIEASKTEKDQLLTMAKQFLTLAQSSDSTQHQLGEQDRQLNITFSHMSHNPVFEWMTQAMQMGFSSQDYKLYENADFRLQTAINWTHTAGALATGDLHKTHAYISKHYLLLSECVQTHD comes from the coding sequence ATGGTAGGACCATTAAATCATTTTAGCGCCAGAACGATGAATTCCCACCCCAATCTTTTTAAACCTGTTCACTCAGGGCGTGCCAGTGAAGAAATTGCGCTACAGATAGAAGCTGCTGTGATGGCCGGGCATTTAAAGGCCGGAGAAAGCCTGCCTAGTGAGCGGGAATTACAACATACATTTAATACGGGTCGCGGCGTAGTGCGAGAAGCTCTGCAGACCCTGCGCCAAAAAGGAATGGTCGAGGTCCGTAAAGGCGCACATGGCGGAACTTATATCAAACAAATCGAAGTCGCTCAGGTCAGCGAATCATTAGCCTTATTTTTGCGTCAAAACCACATCGAACCCAAACATATTATCCGTTACCGTGAAAGTGTTGACCATTGCATTGCCACCATCGCTCTAATCGAAGCATCAAAAACAGAGAAAGACCAACTACTTACAATGGCTAAGCAATTTCTAACACTGGCACAAAGCTCGGACAGCACCCAACATCAGCTTGGAGAGCAAGACCGTCAACTCAATATCACTTTTTCCCATATGAGCCATAACCCAGTATTTGAATGGATGACCCAAGCCATGCAAATGGGGTTCAGCTCACAAGATTATAAATTATATGAGAATGCCGATTTTCGGTTACAGACAGCCATCAACTGGACACATACAGCAGGTGCTTTAGCTACCGGTGATCTACATAAAACCCACGCCTACATAAGTAAGCACTATTTACTTCTCAGTGAATGCGTACAAACGCACGACTAA